One Oncorhynchus nerka isolate Pitt River linkage group LG5, Oner_Uvic_2.0, whole genome shotgun sequence genomic window carries:
- the mtmr7a gene encoding myotubularin-related protein 7a isoform X1: MEHIRLPKVEKVRLIDKISSRRASVGTLYLTATHTIFVENETEIRTETWVLHSLVCSVEKQATTTTGSPLLVHCKNYQALRFIIPQERDCHDVHVSLLRLSRPERYEELYCFSFHANSDKEVRGQAWDFLSLKAEYSRMGVPNHLWILSTVNRDYKVSDTYPAELYVPKSATLPVIVGSSKFRSRGRFPTLSYYCKENHAAICRSSQPLSGFSARCLEDEQMLEAIVRSNPRSDFMYVVDTRPKLNAIANRAAGKGYENEDNYSNIKFQFIGIENIHVMRNSLQKMLEVSEAWSPSMSEFLEGLESSGWLKHIKAVLDAGIFIAKAVAEDGVSVLVHCSDGWDRTAQVCSVASVLLDPYYRTLKGLMVLIERDWVSFGHKFSHRYNHLDGDPKEVSPVIDQFLECVWQLSEQFPCAFEYNERFLITIHNHIYSCQYGNFIGNNQKERTELRHQEKTHSLWTYLWENRTDHINPLYRPDHSQTQGVLRPITAPYCFKFWRALYNRFDRGMHPRQSVIDYLMAIREETQQLEEQLVSHKEKIAMLEKEQGKSIQTKTNTLDRSHAVWASPPSESCLGLANTPGDYSGLGDFLSSSPCQQMGPESSLLILPRPGERRKPSDPDLSTNSDDQESGIADLSSPPSEDSAKDPDEAAYSAA; the protein is encoded by the exons GTTCTGCACAGTTTAGTGTGCAGTGTGGAGAAACAAGCTACAACCACCACAGGAAGTCCTCTGCTCGTCCACTGTAAGAACTACCAGGCCCTCCGGTTTATCATCCCCCAGGAAAGGGACTGCCATGATGTGCACGTCTCCCTGCTGCGCCTCTCCCGACCAG AGAGATATGAGGAGCTGTACTGCTTTTCCTTTCATGCTAACAGTGACAAGGAGGTGAGAGGACAGGCCTGGGACTTTCTCAGCCTCAAGGCTGAGTACAGTAGAATGGGCGTTCCCAACCACCTCTGGATTCTATCCACAGTTAACCGCGACTACAAG GTGAGTGACACTTATCCTGCTGAGCTGTATGTGCCAAAATCAGCCACCCTCCCAGTCATTGTTGGGAGTTCCAAATTCCGAAGCCGAGGTCGATTTCCCACGTTGTCATACTACTGCAAAGAAAACCAT GCTGCCATCTGTCGTAGCAGTCAGCCCCTGTCTGGCTTCAGTGCCCGCTGCCTGGAGGATGAGCAGATGCTGGAGGCCATTGTGAGGTCCAACCCCCGTAGTGACTTCATGTATGTGGTGGACACCAGGCCCAAG CTGAATGCAATAGCAAACCGAGCAGCAGGGAAAGGCTATGAAAACGAAGACAACTACTCCAACATCAAGTTTCAGTTCATAGGCATTGAGAACATCCATGTGATGAGGAACAGCCTCCAGAAAATGCTAGAAG TGAGTGAGGCATGGTCCCCCTCCATGTCAGAGTTCCTGGAGGGTCTGGAAAGCTCAGGCTGGCTAAAACACATCAAAGCTGTCCTGGATGCTGGCATCTTCATCGCCAAG GCCGTTGCAGAGGATGGCGTCAGTGTCTTGGTCCACTGCTCAGACGGTTGGGATCGTACTGCTCAGGTGTGCTCTGTGGCCTCCGTGCTCCTGGACCCCTACTACAGGACTCTCAAAGGACTCATG GTTCTCATTGAAAGAGACTGGGTTTCCTTTGGACACAAGTTCTCTCACAG ATACAACCACCTGGATGGAGACCCCAAGGAGGTGTCCCCGGTCATAGACCAGTTCCTGGAGTGTGTGTGGCAGCTGTCGGAGCAGTTCCCCTGTGCCTTCGAGTACAACGAGAGGTTCCTCATCACCATCCACAACCACATCTACTCCTGCCAGTACGGAAACTTCATAGGCAATAAccagaaggagaggacagagcttAG ACATCAGGAGAAGACCCATTCTCTGTGGACCTACTTGTGGGAGAACAGGACTGACCACATCAACCCCCTGTACAGACCTGACCACAGCCAGACTCAGGGGGTTCTGCGCCCAATTACCGCCCCCTACTGTTTTAA gttctgGAGGGCCTTATACAACCGTTTTGACAGAGGCATGCATCCTCGCCAGTCTGTGATAGACTACCTGATGGCcatcagagaggagacacagcAGCTGGAGGAGCAGCTTGTGTCCCACAAGGAG AAAATAGCCATGTTGGAGAAGGAGCAGGGGAAGAGCATCCAGACAAAAACTAACACGTTGGATAGGAGCCACGCGGTGTGGGCCTCTCCCCCCTCAGAGAGCTGCCTGGGTTTGGCCAACACCCCAGGGGACTACAGCGGACTGGGAGACTTCCTCAGTTCATCACCCTGCCAGCAGATGGGGCCAGAGAGCAGTCTTCTGATCCTCCCCCGACCAGGGGAGCGCCGCAAACCGTCCGACCCAGACCTCTCCACCAACAGTGATGACCAGGAGTCGGGCATAGCAGACCTCAGCTCCCCGCCAAGTGAGGACAGTGCCAAGGACCCTGATGAGGCTGCCTACTCTGCTGCCTGA
- the mtmr7a gene encoding myotubularin-related protein 7a isoform X2, translating to MEHIRLPKVEKVRLIDKISSRRASVGTLYLTATHTIFVENETEIRTETWVLHSLVCSVEKQATTTTGSPLLVHCKNYQALRFIIPQERDCHDVHVSLLRLSRPERYEELYCFSFHANSDKEVRGQAWDFLSLKAEYSRMGVPNHLWILSTVNRDYKVSDTYPAELYVPKSATLPVIVGSSKFRSRGRFPTLSYYCKENHAAICRSSQPLSGFSARCLEDEQMLEAIVRSNPRSDFMYVVDTRPKLNAIANRAAGKGYENEDNYSNIKFQFIGIENIHVMRNSLQKMLEVSEAWSPSMSEFLEGLESSGWLKHIKAVLDAGIFIAKAVAEDGVSVLVHCSDGWDRTAQVCSVASVLLDPYYRTLKGLMVLIERDWVSFGHKFSHRYNHLDGDPKEVSPVIDQFLECVWQLSEQFPCAFEYNERFLITIHNHIYSCQYGNFIGNNQKERTELRHQEKTHSLWTYLWENRTDHINPLYRPDHSQTQGVLRPITAPYCFKFWRALYNRFDRGMHPRQSVIDYLMAIREETQQLEEQLVSHKECYPP from the exons GTTCTGCACAGTTTAGTGTGCAGTGTGGAGAAACAAGCTACAACCACCACAGGAAGTCCTCTGCTCGTCCACTGTAAGAACTACCAGGCCCTCCGGTTTATCATCCCCCAGGAAAGGGACTGCCATGATGTGCACGTCTCCCTGCTGCGCCTCTCCCGACCAG AGAGATATGAGGAGCTGTACTGCTTTTCCTTTCATGCTAACAGTGACAAGGAGGTGAGAGGACAGGCCTGGGACTTTCTCAGCCTCAAGGCTGAGTACAGTAGAATGGGCGTTCCCAACCACCTCTGGATTCTATCCACAGTTAACCGCGACTACAAG GTGAGTGACACTTATCCTGCTGAGCTGTATGTGCCAAAATCAGCCACCCTCCCAGTCATTGTTGGGAGTTCCAAATTCCGAAGCCGAGGTCGATTTCCCACGTTGTCATACTACTGCAAAGAAAACCAT GCTGCCATCTGTCGTAGCAGTCAGCCCCTGTCTGGCTTCAGTGCCCGCTGCCTGGAGGATGAGCAGATGCTGGAGGCCATTGTGAGGTCCAACCCCCGTAGTGACTTCATGTATGTGGTGGACACCAGGCCCAAG CTGAATGCAATAGCAAACCGAGCAGCAGGGAAAGGCTATGAAAACGAAGACAACTACTCCAACATCAAGTTTCAGTTCATAGGCATTGAGAACATCCATGTGATGAGGAACAGCCTCCAGAAAATGCTAGAAG TGAGTGAGGCATGGTCCCCCTCCATGTCAGAGTTCCTGGAGGGTCTGGAAAGCTCAGGCTGGCTAAAACACATCAAAGCTGTCCTGGATGCTGGCATCTTCATCGCCAAG GCCGTTGCAGAGGATGGCGTCAGTGTCTTGGTCCACTGCTCAGACGGTTGGGATCGTACTGCTCAGGTGTGCTCTGTGGCCTCCGTGCTCCTGGACCCCTACTACAGGACTCTCAAAGGACTCATG GTTCTCATTGAAAGAGACTGGGTTTCCTTTGGACACAAGTTCTCTCACAG ATACAACCACCTGGATGGAGACCCCAAGGAGGTGTCCCCGGTCATAGACCAGTTCCTGGAGTGTGTGTGGCAGCTGTCGGAGCAGTTCCCCTGTGCCTTCGAGTACAACGAGAGGTTCCTCATCACCATCCACAACCACATCTACTCCTGCCAGTACGGAAACTTCATAGGCAATAAccagaaggagaggacagagcttAG ACATCAGGAGAAGACCCATTCTCTGTGGACCTACTTGTGGGAGAACAGGACTGACCACATCAACCCCCTGTACAGACCTGACCACAGCCAGACTCAGGGGGTTCTGCGCCCAATTACCGCCCCCTACTGTTTTAA gttctgGAGGGCCTTATACAACCGTTTTGACAGAGGCATGCATCCTCGCCAGTCTGTGATAGACTACCTGATGGCcatcagagaggagacacagcAGCTGGAGGAGCAGCTTGTGTCCCACAAGGAG TGTTATCCACCCTAG
- the cnot7 gene encoding CCR4-NOT transcription complex subunit 7 isoform X1: protein MPAATVDHSQRICEVWADNLDEELKRIRQVIRKYNYIAMDTEFPGVVARPIGEFRSNADYQYQLLRCNVDLLKIIQLGLTFMNEQGEYPPGTSTWQFNFKFNLTEDMYAQDSIELLTTSGIQFKKHEEEGIETLYLAELLMTSGVVLCEGVKWLSFHSGYDFGYLIKILSNSNLPEEEVDFFEILRLFFPIIYDVKYLMKSCKNLKGGLQEVAEQLELERIGPQHQAGSDSLLTGMAFFKMREMFFEDHIDDAKYCGHLYGLGSGSAYVQNGTGNAYEEEANKQLS from the exons ATGCCCGCGGCTACTGTGGATCATAGCCAAAGAATATGTGAGGTTTGGGCTGACAACCTGGATGAAGAACTCAAAAGGATCCGCCAGGTCATTAGAAAATACAACTACATTGCCATG GACACAGAGTTTCCAGGTGTAGTTGCGAGACCGATTGGAGAGTTCAGAAGCAATGCTGACTACCAGTACCAGTTACTGCGATGTAATGTAGACTTGCTAAAGATTATCCAGCTGGGCCTTACCTTTATGAATGAACAGGGTGAATATCCACCGGGAACTTCAACATGGCAGTTCAATTTTAAGTTTAACCTCAC GGAGGACATGTATGCACAGGACTCCATCGAGCTCTTGACAACATCAGGCATCCAGTTCAAGAAGCACGAGGAGGAGGGGATCGAGACATTGTACTTGGCTGAACTGCTCATGACCTCAGGGGTGGTGCTCTGTGAGGGCGTCAAGTGGCTTTCTTTCCACAG TGGCTATGACTTTGGCTATCTGATCAAGATTCTGTCCAACTCTAACCTGCCCGAAGAGGAAGTGGACTTCTTTGAGATCCTTCGCCTGTTCTTCCCCATCATATATGATGTCAAGTACCTCATGAAGAGCTGCAAAAACCTCAAG GGTGGGCTACAGGAAGTGGCAGAACAGCTGGAGCTGGAGAGGATTGGCCCCCAGCACCAAGCTGGCTCAGACTCACTACTGACAGGCATGGCATTCTTCAAGATGAGAGAG ATGTTCTTTGAGGATCATATCGACGATGCGAAGTACTGTGGTCACTTGTACGGGCTGGGTTCAGGCTCTGCATACGTCCAGAACGGCACAGGGAACGCCTACGAGGAGGAAGCCAATAAACAGCTGTCATGA
- the cnot7 gene encoding CCR4-NOT transcription complex subunit 7 isoform X2 — translation MPAATVDHSQRICEVWADNLDEELKRIRQVIRKYNYIAMDTEFPGVVARPIGEFRSNADYQYQLLRCNVDLLKIIQLGLTFMNEQGEYPPGTSTWQFNFKFNLTEDMYAQDSIELLTTSGIQFKKHEEEGIETLYLAELLMTSGVVLCEGVKWLSFHSGYDFGYLIKILSNSNLPEEEVDFFEILRLFFPIIYDVKYLMKSCKNLKGGLQEVAEQLELERIGPQHQAGSDSLLTGMAFFKMREVLCPYVL, via the exons ATGCCCGCGGCTACTGTGGATCATAGCCAAAGAATATGTGAGGTTTGGGCTGACAACCTGGATGAAGAACTCAAAAGGATCCGCCAGGTCATTAGAAAATACAACTACATTGCCATG GACACAGAGTTTCCAGGTGTAGTTGCGAGACCGATTGGAGAGTTCAGAAGCAATGCTGACTACCAGTACCAGTTACTGCGATGTAATGTAGACTTGCTAAAGATTATCCAGCTGGGCCTTACCTTTATGAATGAACAGGGTGAATATCCACCGGGAACTTCAACATGGCAGTTCAATTTTAAGTTTAACCTCAC GGAGGACATGTATGCACAGGACTCCATCGAGCTCTTGACAACATCAGGCATCCAGTTCAAGAAGCACGAGGAGGAGGGGATCGAGACATTGTACTTGGCTGAACTGCTCATGACCTCAGGGGTGGTGCTCTGTGAGGGCGTCAAGTGGCTTTCTTTCCACAG TGGCTATGACTTTGGCTATCTGATCAAGATTCTGTCCAACTCTAACCTGCCCGAAGAGGAAGTGGACTTCTTTGAGATCCTTCGCCTGTTCTTCCCCATCATATATGATGTCAAGTACCTCATGAAGAGCTGCAAAAACCTCAAG GGTGGGCTACAGGAAGTGGCAGAACAGCTGGAGCTGGAGAGGATTGGCCCCCAGCACCAAGCTGGCTCAGACTCACTACTGACAGGCATGGCATTCTTCAAGATGAGAGAGGTACTCTGTCCat ATGTTCTTTGA
- the cnot7 gene encoding CCR4-NOT transcription complex subunit 7 isoform X3, producing the protein MPAATVDHSQRICEVWADNLDEELKRIRQVIRKYNYIAMDTEFPGVVARPIGEFRSNADYQYQLLRCNVDLLKIIQLGLTFMNEQGEYPPGTSTWQFNFKFNLTEDMYAQDSIELLTTSGIQFKKHEEEGIETLYLAELLMTSGVVLCEGVKWLSFHSGYDFGYLIKILSNSNLPEEEVDFFEILRLFFPIIYDVKYLMKSCKNLKMFFEDHIDDAKYCGHLYGLGSGSAYVQNGTGNAYEEEANKQLS; encoded by the exons ATGCCCGCGGCTACTGTGGATCATAGCCAAAGAATATGTGAGGTTTGGGCTGACAACCTGGATGAAGAACTCAAAAGGATCCGCCAGGTCATTAGAAAATACAACTACATTGCCATG GACACAGAGTTTCCAGGTGTAGTTGCGAGACCGATTGGAGAGTTCAGAAGCAATGCTGACTACCAGTACCAGTTACTGCGATGTAATGTAGACTTGCTAAAGATTATCCAGCTGGGCCTTACCTTTATGAATGAACAGGGTGAATATCCACCGGGAACTTCAACATGGCAGTTCAATTTTAAGTTTAACCTCAC GGAGGACATGTATGCACAGGACTCCATCGAGCTCTTGACAACATCAGGCATCCAGTTCAAGAAGCACGAGGAGGAGGGGATCGAGACATTGTACTTGGCTGAACTGCTCATGACCTCAGGGGTGGTGCTCTGTGAGGGCGTCAAGTGGCTTTCTTTCCACAG TGGCTATGACTTTGGCTATCTGATCAAGATTCTGTCCAACTCTAACCTGCCCGAAGAGGAAGTGGACTTCTTTGAGATCCTTCGCCTGTTCTTCCCCATCATATATGATGTCAAGTACCTCATGAAGAGCTGCAAAAACCTCAAG ATGTTCTTTGAGGATCATATCGACGATGCGAAGTACTGTGGTCACTTGTACGGGCTGGGTTCAGGCTCTGCATACGTCCAGAACGGCACAGGGAACGCCTACGAGGAGGAAGCCAATAAACAGCTGTCATGA